Sequence from the Deinococcus radiotolerans genome:
ATGGGCCCAGCTGACCTGCAGCGCTATGGAGATGAGCTTGCTGTTTCAGGCTTCGTGATCACGCAACACGACGTCCCGCTGCTTAAGATCGCCCCCCTGCTGCGAAGGGCGAAGCGCGCGGGATGCGAGTTGATCGTGATTGATTCCTACGCTTCCATCGCTAACCAGACTGGAGAGGAGAACGCCGTGAACTCCAATGCGGTGGCTGAGAAGGTCCTCAAGCCGCTTGCGGATCTGGCACATTCGCTCGGACTGGCGATCGTCGTGTTACACCACACCAGGAAGGACAGCAATCAATACGAGGGGGCACAGCGTATCAAGGGGTTGGCGGACGCCATGCTGCAGCTGAGCTTGGACCAGAACTCTGGTCACATGGCGATCACAGCTCATAAGGTGCGGGGAGACTTCGAACCCTTGTCATGGGAAGCGAGAGGGCATCCCAACCTCCGCAGCCGCGCTCGCGCCGATCAAAAGGCAGGAGGCCGACATAAGGACACCGAGCGGCGCGAGTGGCTTGTGCAGCTTCTCAGCCAGGGGCCAGTGCTCACCAGTGAGGTTAATACTCGGTTCGAGTCGACGTTCGGGACAGGAGCCAAGCGGTTGGAGCACATTATTCGGGCCTTGATGAATGAGGGTATCGTTCGAAAAGCCAAGAAGGGCCGGGAGGTCGAACTGAGCCTCTTACCTCCGGTCAGTCAGGTCGGATCACGGACGTCAGATGTCCCCCTTATATATCCCCCAACGACTTCCGAGGTTTGACTCAGTCTGTGGAGCGGGTCAGCAGGCTCAGGTGGGTCCTGACCATCTTTCCTCTATCACCCCATGTGCTTGGCTGGCACTAAAGATCTCACTCGAGTGACGGTCATGATCCTCGCTTCCGCTCGGAAAATCTCCGCCATGAGCGCGGAGATTTGGGTGAACAGGGGAGAGGAGTTGGTGCAGGCCGGCGAGCCGCAGAATTCGGCGACGTCGCCCCGCAACGCCGCAATCGGCAAGGTTGTCAGGACTCCCCCCCACTCCCCCCGGGGTCAGGCGTGCGAGGCCCACGCAGGTACGCGAGAGAGGCAGGGCACTGAATCAGGCCCCCAGTAGGCACCAGCTGGCGCTCTCCAGAGCAGCCGGGCAGCGATGCCACGAGTCCTGCAAGGGTTCGGGGGTGACCACGCACAGGCGCCTGGTCCGCGCACCGGCCCTCACCCTGTCGGCGCTGACGCGCCAGAACGTTCAGTGTTGGCCAGCCAGAGCTCGGCTGAATGAACGCTGCGCCTGACTGCTGGCCTCAAGGAGAAGACATGAACTCAGCGCAAGACTCGTATACCCTGGCCGAAGTCGCCTTCCCCTCCACCTCAGCGCTTCCGCCAGGCCGGCAGGTGTTGCTGCTCGTCGTAAGTGACACCGTGGAGGACCTGGTGTGGGCCCAGGTGGAGGAGGGATTGCCGGCGTCCGTGCACCGCGCGCAGATCGTTCAGGCTTCCGGATGCTTTCCCGATCTGCCCGCTGGGAGCGAAATCTACTTCCGGCCGGAACATGTGCTGCAGGATCGGGCTGGCGGGCCGTATGGCCGCTGGAGTGCTCCTGGTGCCCTGACTGCCTGACCAGGTAACAGAGCCCAGGTCAGCCGGTCGGCAACCAAACTGGCGGCTCTTCCGAGGTTCCTCTGTCTGGCGGGTGCAGCTGGCCTTTTTCTACCGAACTCGGGCCTGTTCGACCCGCTCATGGGGACGTAAACGCCTGTTTCGAGCCGCGAATGGACGTAAATCAGACAAAACCGGCCAGGGTGTCGGGAGGTGTCGCGCGGGAACGGTGCACGCTTCTACCTTGTCGACTGAGCGTTGCTAGGGAACCGGCGCCTGTCTGCTGGGCATTGCGGGCGTGAACACCCCCGACACCCCACCTGTTCATGCCCATTTCGCCCTGTGCGAACGTCGTCCTGGCCGTATTCTGGAGCACACGATGCCAGCCAACACCACCGAGATTGAGCGCCGCCTGTGGGCCGCTGCCGACAACCTGCGGGCGAACAGCAAACTCCGCAGCCACGAGTACAGCACCCCTGTCCTGGGCCTGATCTTCCTCGCCTACGCCGACTACCGCTTCACCGAAGCCAAGACCCGGCTCTCGGCTGGTGGAGGACGGCGCAGTGGGGTCACCAAGGACGACTACCAGGCAGCGGGCGTTCTGTACGTGCCCGAAGCTGCGAGGTACTCCTGGTTACTCCAGCTTCCCGAAGGTGCCAACGTCGGCCAGAGCATCAACGACGCCATGCGCGCCATCGAGGAGGAGAACGAGGACCTGCGCGGCGTGCTCCCCAAGCTCTACAACCGCATCGACAACAGCATCCTGGTCGCGCTCCTCAAGGCCTTCAACTTCGCGGAGATCGCCGATGACCTCGAAGGGGACGCGTTCGGCAAGATCTACGAGTACTTCCTGGGCAAGTTCGCGCGGGACGAAGGGGGCAGGGGTGGCGAGTTCTACACTCCGACCAGCCTCGTCAAGCTGATGGTGGAGATCATGGAGCCCTTCCATGGCCGCATTTATGACCCGGCCTGTGGCTCGGGCGGCATGTTCGTGCAGTCTGCGCGCTTCGTGGAGGAGCACCGGGCGAACCCGACGTCAGAGATCAGCGTGTACGGCCAGGAGAAGACTGCTGAGACCGTCAAGCTAGCCCGCATGAACCTCGCGGTGCACGGCCTGAGTGGAGACATCCGTCAGGCCAATACCTTCTATGAGGATCCGCACACCAGCCCCAGCAAGTTCGACTTCGCCCTGGCGAACCCACCCTTCAACGTCTCAGGTGTGGACAAGGACCGGATCGGTGTAGATCCGCGTCTACCCTTCGGCCTGCCGCGCACCGACAACTCCAACTATCTGTGGATGCAGTACATCCACTCCAGCCTGAACGAGCGGGGCCGCGCCGGGGTCGTCATGGCGAACAGCGCGAGCGACGCGCGCGGCAGCGAGCAGGAGATTCGCCGCCACCTCATCCAGGCCGGGGCCGTTGACATCATGCTGGCAACCAGCTCGAACCTCTTCTACACGGTCACGCTTCCCGCGACGGTATGGTTCTTCGACAAGCGCAAGAAGGGTACCCCTCGCGAGGATCAGGTGCTGTTCATTGACGCGCGACACATCTATACGCCGGTCACGCGGGCTATTCGGGAGCTGAGCGGCACGCAGGTAGAGTTCCTGGCAAACATCGCCAACTTGTACCGGGGCGAGGCCAGCGAAGACCTCCATGGCAGCGCTGCGCTGATGACCGAGCACTTCCCGAACGGCGCCTACCGCGACGTCCCCGGGCTGTGTAAAGTTGCCACGCGTGCTGAGATTGAGGCGCAGGGTTGGAGCCTGAACCCTGGCCGCTACGTGGGGGTGCAGGCCCGCGCTGTCGACGATTTCGATTTCAGCGTGCGCCTGGGCGAACTGAACGAGGAACTAGAGGTCCTGAACGTCGAGGCGCACGAGCTAGAGGAGCGAATCTGCGAGAACATGCAGGCGTTGCTCGAAGGGGTCGGAGCGTGACTTGGAAATCTTTCACGCTGCGCGATCTTCTAGTGGAAACAAAGGATGGTGAATGGGGCCAGGGTGAGCCTTTTGAGGACTCTGTCCTAATGCGGGTCATTAGGGGAACTGATTTTGACAACGTCCGAGTGGGGGATTTATCTTCCGCACCCCTTCGTTACATTAAGGGGCACACAGCCTTACGGAAAGCCCTTAGATCTAGCGACATATTATTGGAAACGGCTGGCGGTTCTAAAGATCGTCCCACGGGCAGAACGGTCTACCTGCACTCATCGCTATTCAACTCATCTGAAGTGAAATTGACTTGTGCAAGTTTCGCAAGATTCTTGAGGATTGACGTTAGCAAGGCTGACCCTAGATTTATCTATTACCTGCTATCCAGTTTATATACGCAAGGGAAACTTAGAAAATACAATACGCAGCATACAGGTGTATCGCGTTTCCAATTTACTGTCTTTGCTGATAGTGAACCCCTTAGCTTGCCTCCCTGCCCCACCCAGCGCAAGATCGCAGTCATCCTCTCCGCCTACGATGACCTGATCGAGAACAACACACGGCGCGTGCGGGTGCTGGAGGAGATGGCCCGCGCCCTGTACCGCGAGTGGTTTGTGGAGTTCCGCTTCCCAGGGCACGACACTGCCGAGTTCGTGGAGGACGAGCAGGGGCATAGGCCGAAAGGATGGGAGTGGCGACAGCTTCGGGAGGTTGCAGCAACAAACTTCCTCAGCATTAAGAAGGGCAAGGAGCCTGATGAGGTGCTGTACGTTGACCTCTCCTCAGTGGGAACGGGAGCCATTGAGACGGCGGCGTTGATGCCCTTCGAGTCTGCTCCCGGGCGTGCACGTCGTTTGGTGCGTCACGGCGATGTGATTTGGGCGACAGTGAGGCCGAATCGCCGCACTTTTGCGCTTGTGCTGAATCCAGACCCACGCCTCGTGGTGTCTACGGGCTTCGCGGTTCTAACACCAAACCAGGTTCCTTACACTTTTTTCTACATGACCACGACGACGGAGGACTTCTCGGCCTACCTCGTCGGGCGGGCACGCGGCGCGGCCTACCCGGCGGTTGTGGCTGAGGATTTCGCACAGGCTCCACTGCTCATCCCAGACGAGGACATTCTTCGACTGTTCCATGAGCGGGTTGAGGCTATGGCGCTTCAACAAGAGAACCTTCGCGTCCGTAACGCCAACCTCCGCCGCACCCGTGACCTGCTCCTTCCCCGGCTGGTATCGGGTGAGCTGGACGTGTCGACGCTGGATGTGCGGGGGCTAGAGATTGAGGAAGTAGAGCGGCAAGAGGAGGCGGTGGCGTGATCGCAGAGCAGGCGAAGCTGGCGGAGTTGCTGGAGGGCAGCAAGCAGTTCGAGGTGCCGCTGTATCAGCGTCCCTACTCTTGGGGCACGCCGGAGCGCGAGCAGTTCTGGCGGGACATCGTGCGCGCCGGGCGGGACCCCAAGCCGACCCTGCACTTCACGGGGTCGGTGGTGTACATGGAGCGCCCCGGCAGCATGGCCGGGAACCTGAAGCGGGCGCGCCTGATCGACGGACAGCAACGCCTCACGACCCTGACCCTGCTGATGCTGGCCCTGGCGGAGCGTCTGGCCGAGGTCGGCGAGCTGGAGTTGCCACTGGAGGGCACGGCAGACTCCCAGCGTGTGGAGGCGTCCGACCTCCGCAACGACTACCTCGTGAATAAGCGGCTGAGCGGCGACTCTCGGTACAAGCTGCTGCCCACCCACGTGGATCGCGACACCCTCAAGCACCTGCTGGGCGACGCGCCCCCGCCGGACAAGGTGTCGCGGGAGGTGCAGGCCGGGGCCGAGTTCTTCCGGGGCAGACTGACCGAGCCGGGCGTCGACCTGCGGGAGGTGCTGCGCGGCATCCATAAGCTCCAGGTGGTGACCGTCGCGCTGGAGGAAGGCCGGGACGACCCCCAGCTCATCTTCGAAAGCCTCAACAGCACTGGCAAGGACCTGACGCAGGCCGACCTCATCCGCAACAACGTGCTGATGGGACTGGAGGCTGCCGAGCAGGACAACCTCAGCCGGGACTACTGGGTGCCGATGGAGGCGCTCTTCGCGGACACCGAGGAGGGGACCTTCGACCGCTTCATGCGCGACTTCCTGACCCTGCGAACGCGCAGCCTGCCCAACGAGCGGGAGGTGTACGCGGCCTTCAAGGCGTACCGGGCGTCCCGTCCCACCGAGGAAAGTGTGAAGGCCCTGGTCGCAGATGTGGTCCACACCGCGCGGCTGTATCTGGGGATCATCGATCCCGCGCGCCTGCCGCAGACGGCCCTTCGCCTGGCGATGGAGGACCTGACAGCGCTGCGTCTGCGGGTCATCTTCCCCTTCCTGCTCGAACTGCTTGAGGACCGCGAGCGCGGCCTCCTGACCCCTGAAGACCTCGTGCGTTCCCTGCGTCTGATGGAGTCGTTCCTGCTGCGCCGTGCGGTGGTCGGCGCTCGCACGGCACCCCTCAACCGCTTCTTCGCCGGACTGGGGCGCGACCTGAAGAAGGACGACTACCTCCGGTCCCTGGAGCGGGCGCTGGTGCGCTTTCAGGACCGGGACCAGGACGGCTTTCCCACTGACGAGGTGTTCGCCCGCTCGCTTCAGGAGGTGGCCCTCTACCGCTTGAACGTCTGTAAGCACCTCCTTGTCCGGCTGGAGAACAGCTTTAATCCGAAGGAGAAGCTCTGGCACGCTGGCCTCACCATTGAGCATGTCCTGCCGCAGAACGAGGATCTGAGCCAACCCTGGCGGGACATGCTGGGTGCTGACTGGCGGGGCATTCAGGAGCGCCTAGTGCACACCCTCGGGAACCTCACGCTGACCGGCTACAACAGTGAGCTGGGCGATCGCTCCTTCGAGGAGAAGAGGAAGCTCCCTGAGCCTAAGGGCTATGTCCACAGCCGCCTGTTGATGACCCGGAAGATCGCGGACCTTGACGTCTGGAACGAAGCGGAGATCGTGGCAAGGTCGGCGACGTTGACGCAGCATGCGTTGGGCCTCTGGGCCTATCCAGAGTTCACGCCTGAGGAAATCACTGCTCTCCGTGTAGAAGGGCGCCAGAGAAGCAAGGTCAGAACTGTCGAGGATCACCTGGAGACCAGCGGCCCGGCGTTGCGAGAGCTCTTCGGACAGGTGCGGTCGCGACTCGCTAAGTTACACGAAGGCGTCACGGAGGCATCGCAGAAGACCTACGTGGCCTACAAGATTCAGGGGTCGAATTTCTGCGACATCGTGCCACAGCCTGCGCTGGATACCGTCAAGGGTTGGCTGAATCTGTCTCCTGAGCACCTTGACGACCCGTTGCACCTGACCCGGGATATCACCGGCAAGGGCAAGCCGGGAAACGGGAACGTGGAGTTCACTCTCCCTCTCCAGTCGGACCTCGACGCATTCGAGGCCCTGGCACGACAGGCGCTCGATTATCAGCTGGCTCGCCAGAGCAAGCCCGGGGGTGAGACTGCGACTTCAGAGGCACCAGGGATGGTGGACTTCTCCCACCTGCCTGAAACAGTCCAGCAGATTCTCCATGAGCTCGAAACACGGACGCGCGGGCTGAGCGGTGACGTCTGGGACAACCTCACGCAGTTCCACCGCTCGTTCCGTGCTCGCCGTGTGTTCATGGAGGTGCGCCCCCGCCAGAGTGCCATCCATGTCTCGGTCAAGCTGGCGCCGGAAAGTCTGCAACCCGATGAGCAGGAGGGCTGGGGGCAGGGTGGAGCCTGGCTCTCGCGCACCATCCGCACCCTGGAGGAGCTGGAGCATGCGTGGCCGGCCATGGTGGCGGCATACCTGCGGCAAGAAGAGGGCGCTACGGATGTCAAGCTGCCCGGGGTCAGCAACGCACAGTACAAGCAGGCCAAGGCGATCTACGCCGAGTTGCTCAGCCGGGCTTCGAACGTCGCGGATGACGTGACGGTCCAGACGACGCAGAAGAGCGCCAAGTTCTATGTTCCTGGGAGTGCTGGTCCGAGAGAGTTTATGAGGCTGTACAGCAGCTCGATCAGCGGAAGCGCCGGTGTGCGCCTGAATCTCCTTCCTGGCGCTCTGGACAATCCGGCTGGGCTCGGCCGGCCGGTGGATCCTGGCAACGAAACGTCCGGCTTCGTGGAAGGTCACTTTGAAGTTCGAGCGACAGCAATGGATGAAGTCGATCCCATCATGCTGCTCGTGCGCCAGGCGTATGAGGTCCACCGTGCGTGAATTCAGCGAGGCCAGGCTGGTGGAGGAGACCTGTCTCGCCATCCTCCGGGACCTTGGCTGGCGAACCGCAGACGCCACGCACGAGGTGCTCGGTGAGGCAGGCACCCTGGGGCGCGAGAGCCAGCGCGAGGTGGTGCTGGTGCGTGAGCTGCGGGCCGCCCTGGTCCGGCTCAATCCGCACCTGCCAAAGACCGGAATCGAGCAGGCCGTCGAGGTGGTCACTCAGGACCGTTCGGCCCTCTCGGCTGTGGCTGCCAACCAGGAGCTGTACCGCCTGATGGTGGACGGCGTGCCGGTCCTGGTGCCTGACGACGATGGCGAGCGGCCCGAACGGGTCCGGGTGTTTGCTTGGGAGACCCCTGAAACCAACACCTTCCTGGCAGTGCAGCAGCTCACGGTCAAGAGTGACCTCTACACCCGCAGACCGGATGTCATCGGCTTCGTCAACGGCCTGCCGCTGGTGTTCATCGAACTGAAGTCGACGCACCGGCGCCTGAAGAACGCCTACAAGGACAACCTCCGCGATTACCGCTCAACCATCCCGCACCTGTTTCATCCCAACGCGCTGGTGATTCTCTCGAACGGTACGGAAGCGAGGGTGGGAAGCATGACGGCCGGCTGGGAGCATTTTGCCGAGTGGGTTCGTGTCGAGCGCGAGGACGAACCGCGGCGTGTGGGCCTGAGCACCCTGCTGCGCGGCACCTGCGAGCCCTCACGCCTGCTGGACCTGGTAGAGAACTTCACCGCGTACCTGGAGACCCAGGGCGGCGTGGCGAAGATCCTCGCCAAGAACCACCAGGTGCTCGGGGTGAACAACGCCCTGGGGGCGCTGAGGGAGACGGCTCAGAACCGGGGCCGCCTCGGGGTGTTCTGGCACACCCAGGGCTCGGGGAAGAGCCTGAGCATGGTGTTCTTCTCCCGTAAGGTCCTGCGCAAGGTCCCCGGTAACTGGAGCTTCCTGGTGGTCACCGACCGTGAGGAACTCGACCAGCAGATCTACACGACGTTTGCGCGCACCGGCACGGTCCATGAGCCCGAGGAGCAGGTCCGTGCCGGCAGCGGGGCTCACCTCAAGGAACTCTTGCGCGAGGACCACCGCTTCCTGTTCACCCTGATCCAGAAATTCCATACCCCTCAGGGCGAGGTCTACCCACAACTCTCGGCGCGGGGTGACGTGATCGTCATGACGGACGAGGCGCACCGCAGCCAGTACGACGTGTTCGCCGGGAACATGCGGGCCGCCCTGCCGAATGCCGCCTTCATCGGCTTTACCGGCACGCCGCTGATGGAAGGGGAACAGAAGACCCGGGAGGTGTTCGGAGATTACGTCTCGATATACAACTTCAGCGAGGCGGTGCAGGACCGCGCCACGGTGCCGCTGTACTACGAGAACCGGATCCCGGAGCTGCAACTCACCAATGCCCAGCTTCAGGCCAACATGGAAGACCTCCTTGACCGCGAGGGTGTAGACGAGGACGCCGAGCGGCTGGTCGAGCGGGAGTTCAGCCGCGAGTACCAGCTGCTCACCCGGGACGACCGGCTGGAGAAGATCGCCCAGGACCTGGTGAGGCACTTCCTGGGCCGCGGACAGTTCGGGAAGGGCATGGTGGTGAGCCTCGACAAGGCCACAGCCGTCCGCATGCACGGCAAGGTCCAGCGGTACTGGCAGGACGAGATCGCCGCCACGGAAGCCGAGCTCACCACGGCCACCGGCGAAGCACGGGACGCCCTGCTGGGCCGCCTGCGCTTCCTGCGGGAGACGGACATGGCCGTGGTGATCTCTCAGGCGCAGAACGAGATCGCCGACTTCGCCGACCGGGGCCTGGACATCCTCCCGCACCGCCGGCGGATGGTCACCGAGGACCTCGAGGGCAAGTTCAAGGACCCCGCCCATCCGCTGCGGCTGGTCTTCGTGTGCGCGATGTGGATGACCGGCTTCGACGCGCCCAGCGTCAGCACCATCTACCTCGACAAGCCCATGCGCAACCACACCCTCATGCAGACCATCGCGCGTGCCAACCGCGTCTGGGAAGAGAAGGTGAGCGGGCTGATCGTGGACTATGTCGGGGTCTTCCGCAACTTGCAGCGCGCCCTGGCCATTTACGGCGCAGGGAGCGGCTCAGGCATGGGCGACGAAACCCCTGTGCAGAACAAGGACGAACTCCTGGCAGCCCTGCGGGCGGTGCTCGGGGAGGCGGAAGCCATCGTGACAGCCCACGGGGTCGACCCGCAGGCCATCCTGCAGGCCACTGGAGAGACGAAGCTCGAGCTGATCCGCGACGCCACGGACGCCCTGTTGGCTGGGGACGACGTGCGGAAGCGCTTTACGGATACGGCCAACACCGTGAACCGGCTTTACAAGGCGGTGCTGCCGGATCCTGCGGCGCAGGCCTACGCGGCACAGCGGGCCCTGTACCGAGTCCTGGCGGAGCGCCTGAACTTGGATGAGGACGAGCCCGAGGTGGACGGCGTCATGCAGCAGGTCGAGACATTGCTGGACACCTCAGTTGCAGCGCACGGGTACGTGATTCGCGACGGGACCACCCGCATCGACCTGAGCCAAGTGGACTTCGACAAGCTCCGGGCGATGTTCGAGAAGACGCCCCGGCAGCGGACCGAGGCCGAGAAGCTGCGCGCCGCGCTCAACGGTGAAGTGCAGCGCCTGACCCGGCTCAACAAGACCCGCGTGAACTACGCGGCACGACTGGAGGCCATGATCCAGGACTACAACTCCGGATCGGCCAACGTCGCGGTCTTCTTCGAGGAACTGGTACGCCTGGGACGCGACCTGAGCGAGGAGGTCAAGCGCGCCGTGCGTGAAGGACTCAGTGAAGAGGAACTGGCGGTGTTCGACCAGATCACGGCGGCGTCCGGAGACGTCGGCGACCAGGAACGCGAGGCGGTGAAGGCGGTGGCACGGGGGCTGTTGACCCGGCTTAAAGGGGACCGCCTGGTGCTGGACTGGCGTAAGAAGCAGCAGGCCCGGGCCCAGGTCAGGCAGGCGATCAGGCAGGAACTCGATGCGCTCCCCGAACAGTTCACTCAGACGGAGTACGACGTGGCTGTGAATGCTGTCTACGCTCACGTGTACGAGGCCTACCGAAGTAAGGACGAAAGTATATATGCATGAGGCAGCGATTCTCAATTCAGCCATGGGTAGGGAGGAACAATTTTGAAGGTATTTATCTTTGGTGCTGGTGCCTCCTTCGGTTATGCCGACTCTAAGACAGGTCTAGGAATGCCATTGGCGCGTAACTTTTTTGAGACCTTCCATAAACTTTCAATTAGTGATGATCGTAATGTACTTCATGGATTTTTGATCCATGAGGCTGCTAGGCGAGTCGGTGTCCCTTTGGGGGATGCTGATTTACAAACCAAATGGGCTGAAAAGTATTGGGTTAAGTGGAATCTTGATATTGAGGTATTCGCGACTGAAATAGAGCGACAGCTATCTCTTATTTCTTCTGGTGAGAATAATGATGTCATGGAAGTCATGCATTATACCAAGGCATATGATGAACTGATCTTCCTGTTTGCATCGGTTATGAACGAAATTCAGAATGGGGAGATCAATCAAGCATATTTATGTTTAGCGCGCAAAATCGATAAAGATGACTTGCTTATAACTTTTAATTGGGATACTATGTTAGATCGAGCGCTAAGTGCAACGGGACAATGGCATGTTGATGACGGATATGGAGTTCAGTTTAAGAAGATCTATCGGGATGGATGGACGAATCCTCAATCATTAAATTCAAAAAATTCACTTTTAAAGCTGCATGGATCAACCAACTGGCTGATGCCTTATAGGACTTTCCATCTTGCGCTGCACGAGCGTAATTTTGCAAATATTGGCGTTGATCCCAAAGACCGCATTTTATATGCCTATGAGTCAACTAAGAGTCCATATGAAACGTGGGAGGGAAGGTATAAAGGGGGATATGAACCGTTTTCATATTATTATTACCCGCCAAATATTCCGATAGATACTCCTAAAGTCTCCGGTCGAAGTCTCGTATCTATAAATGCAATGCCTCATCTAAAGGAATACGGTAAGGTTTCATTAAATCCTGAGATGCAGGAGGCCATGCCTTTGATAATACCTCCCATTCAAAATAAAGAGTATGGAATACTAGGTGGAATTCTGGATGATATATGGTATAAGGCTGGGAAATCGATAATCACATGTGATGAAGTGATCTTTATCGGCTATAGTTTTCCTGTGACAGATGTACGAAGCTGGAAGATGATGGATGACGCCTTAAAATTCCGCGAGAGACCTTTAAAGATCACTATTGTAAATCCATATCCAGGCGACTTAAAGGATAGACTTGAGGAAAGATATGGAGATATGATTGAGGTAAGTGTTCAATATATGGGATTTACCGAATTTATTAGTGACTACTAATATCCGTTAATGATATGGCGTATAATCCAAATACCAATTGATGAATTCTAATGTAATGAAAAATTCTTCTGTCGAGCTCAATCAGAAAGCGTAGGTTCTAGCTGTCCTATGCAGTGTTGATATGAATGTTCGAGCAATTCGCGGCGCTTGAGTGTCAGGCGTTCTCCACCGTGCAGCGCGAGGACGCGGCGGAACAACTCTTCCTGGGCGTGCGGTTCTGCAAGTTCCGGCTCGAGCCGCCGCACCTCCTGCATCAGGGCGGCCAGTTCCAGAGGGGGAATATCAGTGAAGTCTCTGGAACCTCGTTCCCGCAGGATCACTGGAGTAGTGCCGTGGAGGCGCACGACCTTCTCGACCTGTCCAGGCTGCCCATTTTCGTCTGTCTGCTCGAAGATGCCCTGGCGGAGCCCCCGGGCCACCGCCCTGTTGAGGTGGCCCTGCAAGGTCTTGCCGTACGGCAGGCCGGCGGCGCGGGCATAACTGCGGTAGGCCACGCGGCACAGCATGGGCCCTTCCACCTCGATGATCTGCCGCAGTCCCTCGATGACCGGCTCAGGGCTCGGGAGGTCCTGGGGATGGGGCAGCAGGCCGGGCTCGGCGACGCGGTGAGGCGCCAGCACCAGCTCGGGAATGGCGGTCTGAGGCACGGCTGCCTCGGGAACGTCAGGACTGAGGACCTGCCCAGCCTGTTGCGCCAGGGTGATGGCGTCTTCCGGCACCTGCGCGGCATCGACAGCGTCGTCGGGAACGGCTTCGGGAATCGCCTGCGTCGCCACAGGGGCGAAGTTGCGCGGGTCGTTGTGGGGATAGACGCCCCGGGCGTCCAGCGTGCGCCACAGGTCCTCCAGGGCCGCTTCAGGATCACGGCTGAAGGTGCTGCCGCGCACGCGCCAGAACTGCATTCCAGCGCGCTCGAGAACCTGCTGCCGGTGGAGGTCCGCCTGGAACTGCTCCGGGCCGTGCCACTGGTCCCCGTCACACTCCACGGCGAGCCGGCCACG
This genomic interval carries:
- a CDS encoding AAA family ATPase, whose protein sequence is MRQQDHLPEFASSLRHISSSLVLDYRNAGSAFLQENAPESTEKFKRACWQLVSAWPNETFGLQITELDPLFNTRWEHKPRLRVPPYLVHNLIRAGWLTVLYSPSGVGKSRLMLELLHAVANGLPFKGRKTRARKTLYIDYEMGPADLQRYGDELAVSGFVITQHDVPLLKIAPLLRRAKRAGCELIVIDSYASIANQTGEENAVNSNAVAEKVLKPLADLAHSLGLAIVVLHHTRKDSNQYEGAQRIKGLADAMLQLSLDQNSGHMAITAHKVRGDFEPLSWEARGHPNLRSRARADQKAGGRHKDTERREWLVQLLSQGPVLTSEVNTRFESTFGTGAKRLEHIIRALMNEGIVRKAKKGREVELSLLPPVSQVGSRTSDVPLIYPPTTSEV
- a CDS encoding type I restriction-modification system subunit M produces the protein MPANTTEIERRLWAAADNLRANSKLRSHEYSTPVLGLIFLAYADYRFTEAKTRLSAGGGRRSGVTKDDYQAAGVLYVPEAARYSWLLQLPEGANVGQSINDAMRAIEEENEDLRGVLPKLYNRIDNSILVALLKAFNFAEIADDLEGDAFGKIYEYFLGKFARDEGGRGGEFYTPTSLVKLMVEIMEPFHGRIYDPACGSGGMFVQSARFVEEHRANPTSEISVYGQEKTAETVKLARMNLAVHGLSGDIRQANTFYEDPHTSPSKFDFALANPPFNVSGVDKDRIGVDPRLPFGLPRTDNSNYLWMQYIHSSLNERGRAGVVMANSASDARGSEQEIRRHLIQAGAVDIMLATSSNLFYTVTLPATVWFFDKRKKGTPREDQVLFIDARHIYTPVTRAIRELSGTQVEFLANIANLYRGEASEDLHGSAALMTEHFPNGAYRDVPGLCKVATRAEIEAQGWSLNPGRYVGVQARAVDDFDFSVRLGELNEELEVLNVEAHELEERICENMQALLEGVGA
- a CDS encoding restriction endonuclease subunit S, which translates into the protein MARALYREWFVEFRFPGHDTAEFVEDEQGHRPKGWEWRQLREVAATNFLSIKKGKEPDEVLYVDLSSVGTGAIETAALMPFESAPGRARRLVRHGDVIWATVRPNRRTFALVLNPDPRLVVSTGFAVLTPNQVPYTFFYMTTTTEDFSAYLVGRARGAAYPAVVAEDFAQAPLLIPDEDILRLFHERVEAMALQQENLRVRNANLRRTRDLLLPRLVSGELDVSTLDVRGLEIEEVERQEEAVA
- a CDS encoding DUF262 and DUF1524 domain-containing protein, whose translation is MIAEQAKLAELLEGSKQFEVPLYQRPYSWGTPEREQFWRDIVRAGRDPKPTLHFTGSVVYMERPGSMAGNLKRARLIDGQQRLTTLTLLMLALAERLAEVGELELPLEGTADSQRVEASDLRNDYLVNKRLSGDSRYKLLPTHVDRDTLKHLLGDAPPPDKVSREVQAGAEFFRGRLTEPGVDLREVLRGIHKLQVVTVALEEGRDDPQLIFESLNSTGKDLTQADLIRNNVLMGLEAAEQDNLSRDYWVPMEALFADTEEGTFDRFMRDFLTLRTRSLPNEREVYAAFKAYRASRPTEESVKALVADVVHTARLYLGIIDPARLPQTALRLAMEDLTALRLRVIFPFLLELLEDRERGLLTPEDLVRSLRLMESFLLRRAVVGARTAPLNRFFAGLGRDLKKDDYLRSLERALVRFQDRDQDGFPTDEVFARSLQEVALYRLNVCKHLLVRLENSFNPKEKLWHAGLTIEHVLPQNEDLSQPWRDMLGADWRGIQERLVHTLGNLTLTGYNSELGDRSFEEKRKLPEPKGYVHSRLLMTRKIADLDVWNEAEIVARSATLTQHALGLWAYPEFTPEEITALRVEGRQRSKVRTVEDHLETSGPALRELFGQVRSRLAKLHEGVTEASQKTYVAYKIQGSNFCDIVPQPALDTVKGWLNLSPEHLDDPLHLTRDITGKGKPGNGNVEFTLPLQSDLDAFEALARQALDYQLARQSKPGGETATSEAPGMVDFSHLPETVQQILHELETRTRGLSGDVWDNLTQFHRSFRARRVFMEVRPRQSAIHVSVKLAPESLQPDEQEGWGQGGAWLSRTIRTLEELEHAWPAMVAAYLRQEEGATDVKLPGVSNAQYKQAKAIYAELLSRASNVADDVTVQTTQKSAKFYVPGSAGPREFMRLYSSSISGSAGVRLNLLPGALDNPAGLGRPVDPGNETSGFVEGHFEVRATAMDEVDPIMLLVRQAYEVHRA